From a single Photobacterium gaetbulicola Gung47 genomic region:
- a CDS encoding putative transcriptional regulator CitB (COG4565), which yields MISVLIVEDDVTIADLHSHFIGSLDHYRVVGVASTVKQAWVMQEALSPDLILLDHFLPDGKGINLLRQWRTLARMPNVVFVSAANDGKVIRDALSLGVFDYLIKPINYQRLRHSLERFHAYQHSLTGEQPIQQDQLDQLLTAGSQPPARLANRVPSNGVDPYTLDQVMACFRYATEEHSASTLAEQTGLSKTTARRYLDYAVRQGRLEAHLQHGSVGRPIRTYHRPYPSPSS from the coding sequence GTGATCAGCGTATTAATCGTCGAAGATGACGTCACCATTGCCGATTTACACAGCCACTTCATCGGCTCACTGGATCACTACCGGGTGGTGGGGGTTGCCAGTACCGTCAAGCAGGCCTGGGTGATGCAGGAGGCACTGAGTCCCGATCTGATCCTGCTAGACCACTTCCTGCCCGATGGCAAAGGGATCAACCTGCTCCGGCAATGGCGCACCCTCGCCCGCATGCCCAATGTCGTTTTTGTCTCTGCGGCCAACGACGGGAAAGTGATCCGCGATGCCTTGTCGCTGGGGGTGTTTGATTACCTGATCAAGCCGATTAACTACCAGCGCCTCCGTCACAGCCTGGAGCGCTTTCACGCTTATCAGCACTCTCTCACCGGCGAGCAGCCGATCCAACAAGACCAGCTGGATCAGCTCCTCACCGCAGGCAGTCAACCTCCAGCACGCCTCGCGAATCGTGTTCCGAGCAACGGAGTCGACCCGTATACCCTAGATCAAGTCATGGCCTGCTTCCGCTATGCTACCGAAGAGCACAGTGCATCAACCCTGGCAGAACAAACGGGGCTAAGCAAGACAACGGCGCGACGTTATCTCGACTATGCGGTACGTCAAGGGCGGTTAGAGGCTCACTTGCAGCATGGGAGCGTCGGCCGGCCGATCCGCACCTACCACCGGCCCTACCCATCTCCGTCATCCTAG
- a CDS encoding putative 2-oxoglutarate/malate translocator (COG0471) gives MQWLQSSRLRLVMLVVLSTAIWFMPVPDGLSIDAWQMMTIFVATVLGLIIAPLPLGAMAMIGLTATTLTGLLPIRTALSGFSHPTIWMIAAAFFISRGFIQTGFGRRVGYLFISKLGHSSLGLAYGLVLTDLLFAPATPSTTARCGGIISPLFRSVAEAYDSSPEKGTENKIGAFLVQCIFQCNAITCAMFLTSMAGNPLAANFAAEQGVEISWAGWALAAVVPGLVCLALIPLLMYQFFPPELKRTPEMRQLARDELQRMGAMSKAEWMIAATFVGMVTLWVFGPVLSLHATVTALAGLVFLLVTGTIQWDDILKEKEAWHTIVWFAVLVMMAGQLNSLGFINWFGEQVGASMAGMGWVVTLVILLLVYFYSHYLMASAMAHISAMYSAFLAIAIGAGAPPMLAAIVLGMFSNLYMSTTHYSSGPAPILFGAGYMSLKQWWKIGFLFTLVVIPVFMVIGGAWWKLIGLW, from the coding sequence ATGCAATGGTTGCAATCTTCCCGCCTCCGGCTGGTGATGCTGGTGGTGCTGAGTACTGCGATTTGGTTTATGCCGGTGCCCGATGGGTTGAGTATCGATGCCTGGCAAATGATGACAATATTTGTGGCGACCGTACTTGGGCTGATCATCGCACCGCTGCCTCTGGGCGCGATGGCGATGATTGGGCTTACGGCTACAACGCTGACCGGGCTGTTGCCGATCCGCACCGCGTTGTCTGGCTTTTCTCATCCGACAATTTGGATGATTGCGGCAGCATTTTTTATCTCGCGTGGTTTTATCCAAACCGGGTTTGGCCGGCGGGTCGGATACTTATTCATTAGCAAGCTCGGACACAGTTCGTTGGGCCTCGCCTATGGCCTGGTGCTGACGGATTTGCTGTTTGCTCCTGCCACGCCGAGTACGACAGCCCGCTGCGGGGGCATTATTTCACCGTTGTTTCGCTCGGTGGCAGAGGCGTATGACTCTTCGCCTGAGAAAGGGACTGAAAATAAAATCGGTGCGTTTCTGGTGCAGTGTATTTTTCAGTGCAATGCGATTACCTGTGCCATGTTCCTGACCTCAATGGCCGGAAATCCACTGGCGGCGAATTTTGCCGCCGAGCAAGGGGTGGAGATCTCTTGGGCGGGTTGGGCGCTGGCAGCGGTAGTGCCAGGTTTGGTGTGCTTGGCACTGATCCCTTTGTTGATGTACCAATTTTTTCCGCCTGAGTTAAAGCGTACGCCGGAGATGCGGCAGCTCGCCCGTGATGAACTCCAACGGATGGGCGCAATGAGCAAGGCCGAGTGGATGATAGCAGCAACATTCGTCGGCATGGTGACCTTGTGGGTGTTTGGTCCGGTGTTGTCTCTGCATGCGACGGTAACGGCACTGGCGGGTTTGGTCTTTTTGCTTGTCACAGGGACTATCCAGTGGGATGACATTCTCAAGGAGAAGGAGGCTTGGCATACAATTGTGTGGTTTGCGGTGCTGGTAATGATGGCCGGCCAGCTGAATTCACTCGGGTTTATCAATTGGTTTGGTGAGCAGGTAGGGGCCTCCATGGCAGGCATGGGCTGGGTTGTTACCTTGGTTATTTTGCTGTTGGTTTACTTCTACAGCCATTACCTGATGGCAAGTGCAATGGCCCATATCAGTGCGATGTATTCTGCCTTTCTCGCTATCGCGATCGGTGCGGGTGCGCCGCCGATGCTGGCGGCTATTGTCTTGGGTATGTTCAGTAACCTGTATATGTCAACCACACACTATTCGTCAGGCCCGGCGCCGATTTTGTTCGGTGCTGGTTATATGTCACTGAAACAGTGGTGGAAAATAGGCTTTCTTTTCACCTTGGTCGTTATCCCCGTCTTTATGGTGATTGGCGGTGCGTGGTGGAAACTGATCGGTCTGTGGTAA
- a CDS encoding putative sensor kinase citA (COG3290) — MSFNKQIMICLLLVLAAQALVWWWLVTPKAMVVLRQEVAARAMVQSRQIAELRLLQRSVEAGDTEAVGELVDDLYAHSDADFIVIGDKHGIRMAHPIADRIGLPIMGGDIDAALTSGAHYLSEGVGSLGRSLRYITPIKNTHGEIIGMIKVGYLIDTLSHWKRLYWAPIWIAVITTIAFSAILTWLISQWIRRGMQGMEPQELLQMLDLKRGILNATHEGIIALDHQNHILECNHNARRWLGLKDTALLGQPVGRIFSSEGFCDAHRGSVADQMAQFNGHAVIASRVSLAATNGGCVISFRRRDEMSLLTEQLSQIRQHTESLRIMRHEYANKLTTIGGLLQLGKSDTALRLINTHSAGQQQLIDRITQVCRLDMMAGLLIGKCHRAMELQLNFRLSDDSSITCLPPQLSEETLCAIVGNLIDNSFAACSMGNGEIELAIIDEGPELMITICDNGCGIEPALIDRIFELGVTSKQADGHGIGLHLVKTHVEEAQGYIDLDSEPGATTFALYIPFPQPTEHKDVP; from the coding sequence GTGTCTTTCAACAAACAAATTATGATCTGCCTGCTGCTGGTATTGGCAGCGCAGGCGCTGGTCTGGTGGTGGCTCGTCACCCCGAAGGCCATGGTGGTACTCAGGCAGGAAGTAGCAGCACGTGCTATGGTCCAGTCGCGACAAATCGCCGAATTACGCCTGTTACAGCGCAGCGTGGAAGCGGGGGATACCGAGGCCGTGGGAGAACTGGTTGACGATCTCTACGCCCATAGTGATGCCGACTTTATTGTGATCGGCGATAAGCATGGCATACGCATGGCACACCCCATCGCCGACCGCATTGGCTTGCCGATTATGGGCGGCGATATCGATGCCGCGCTGACCTCGGGGGCGCACTATTTGTCAGAGGGGGTGGGCTCTCTGGGCCGCTCACTCCGCTACATCACCCCGATCAAAAACACCCACGGTGAGATCATCGGAATGATCAAGGTCGGTTACCTCATCGATACCCTCAGCCACTGGAAACGACTCTACTGGGCTCCGATCTGGATAGCGGTGATCACCACCATTGCCTTTTCAGCGATCCTCACCTGGCTCATTTCGCAATGGATCCGCCGCGGAATGCAAGGGATGGAACCGCAAGAGCTACTGCAGATGCTCGACTTGAAGCGAGGGATCCTCAATGCGACCCACGAAGGGATCATCGCTCTCGATCATCAAAATCACATCCTAGAGTGCAACCACAACGCACGGCGCTGGCTGGGCCTGAAAGACACTGCGCTTCTCGGACAGCCGGTAGGCCGCATTTTTTCCAGCGAAGGATTCTGCGATGCTCACCGAGGCAGTGTTGCCGACCAGATGGCCCAATTCAACGGCCATGCCGTTATCGCCAGCCGGGTATCACTCGCCGCCACCAACGGCGGCTGCGTGATCAGCTTCCGCCGCCGTGATGAAATGAGCCTGCTTACCGAGCAACTGAGCCAGATCCGCCAGCATACGGAAAGCCTAAGGATCATGCGCCATGAATACGCCAACAAACTCACCACCATCGGCGGCCTGCTTCAGCTGGGGAAAAGTGACACGGCCCTGAGGCTTATCAATACCCACTCAGCAGGCCAGCAGCAGTTGATTGACCGCATCACCCAGGTATGCCGACTAGATATGATGGCCGGTCTGCTGATCGGCAAGTGCCATCGTGCCATGGAGCTCCAGCTCAATTTTAGACTCAGCGACGACAGTTCCATTACCTGCCTTCCTCCGCAGCTTAGCGAGGAGACCCTGTGTGCCATCGTTGGCAACCTCATCGACAACAGCTTTGCCGCCTGTAGCATGGGCAATGGAGAGATAGAGCTTGCGATAATAGATGAGGGCCCAGAGTTGATGATCACCATTTGTGACAATGGCTGTGGCATCGAGCCGGCTTTGATCGATCGCATCTTCGAACTTGGTGTGACCAGCAAACAGGCTGACGGCCATGGGATCGGCTTGCATCTGGTCAAGACTCATGTCGAGGAGGCTCAAGGCTATATCGACCTCGACAGCGAGCCAGGGGCAACAACGTTTGCCCTCTATATTCCGTTTCCCCAGCCGACCGAACATAAGGATGTACCGTGA